One genomic region from Leptospira tipperaryensis encodes:
- a CDS encoding DUF4505 family protein, which yields MSERRTYFYQLDARGRLFHEGTELNDPQFLDFFISRIQKNKTGLYPEFPYLSLCVGEWNFIQPSTSVFVFRKLESGKLFYSPSHSLPFQPDQLRIYRNSLVHPSPLEEWGSFSQELLLEISKNIFEKENTFYFQYEDKEFQIRILP from the coding sequence ATGAGTGAAAGAAGGACTTATTTTTATCAGTTAGACGCGAGAGGCCGTCTCTTTCACGAAGGGACCGAATTGAACGATCCTCAATTTCTTGATTTTTTTATTTCCAGAATTCAGAAAAACAAAACCGGACTTTATCCCGAGTTTCCGTATCTTTCTCTTTGCGTCGGAGAATGGAATTTTATCCAACCGTCCACTTCTGTCTTTGTATTTCGGAAGTTGGAATCCGGAAAACTTTTCTATTCGCCCAGTCATTCGCTTCCCTTCCAACCCGATCAATTGAGAATCTATCGAAATTCCTTGGTACATCCTAGCCCCTTAGAAGAATGGGGATCTTTTTCTCAGGAACTTCTGCTCGAAATTTCAAAAAACATCTTCGAAAAAGAAAACACTTTCTATTTTCAATACGAGGACAAAGAATTTCAAATCCGGATTCTTCCCTAA
- a CDS encoding adenylate/guanylate cyclase domain-containing protein, translated as MPNDQEIEDFKKQFVENQKGIEDLNQKLHRKTREVEIIQSISAEILNTLDLDKIFERIMKVMDEVFGFKHALILMVQEGLEILKVVASRGYDEVGIGAKVEFGQGVIGVVAKRKKIMRMVGISTQMRYAGQVGQSMGMEEKKIELPGLKDAKSQIAIPLLVKEKLLGVFAVESSEMNAFKLLDEMILSIVGNQIAVAIENAAAYHTQQQLSEAYSRFVPKETLALLSKRSILETQLADQTEGLMTVMFSDIRGFTTLSEKMTPSENFRFINDYLGMIAPVIREHHGFIDKFIGDAIMAIFPTRAEDAIEAALAMRKTLRQFNRFRKNQDQEAVDIGIGIHTGHLMLGIIGHENRMECTVIGDSVNLASRIEGLTKQFGCPILASEVTIASLKDANQFPHEFIEEVTVKGKSQAVKIYKIGSED; from the coding sequence GTGCCGAACGATCAGGAGATTGAAGACTTCAAAAAACAATTTGTCGAAAACCAAAAAGGAATCGAAGACTTAAATCAAAAACTCCATCGCAAAACGCGGGAAGTCGAAATCATTCAATCCATTTCGGCCGAAATTTTAAACACTCTCGACCTCGACAAAATTTTTGAAAGAATTATGAAAGTGATGGATGAGGTTTTCGGTTTCAAACACGCGCTGATTCTGATGGTGCAAGAAGGTTTAGAAATCCTGAAAGTAGTAGCCAGTCGCGGTTATGACGAAGTCGGGATCGGTGCCAAGGTAGAATTTGGACAGGGAGTGATCGGCGTTGTCGCAAAAAGAAAAAAGATCATGCGTATGGTGGGAATTTCAACCCAAATGCGTTATGCGGGACAGGTGGGTCAATCCATGGGAATGGAAGAAAAGAAAATCGAACTTCCCGGTTTGAAAGACGCCAAAAGTCAGATTGCGATTCCACTTCTAGTCAAGGAAAAATTGCTCGGCGTATTCGCGGTCGAAAGTTCGGAAATGAACGCCTTCAAATTGTTAGACGAAATGATTCTGAGCATCGTAGGGAACCAAATCGCAGTCGCGATAGAAAACGCCGCCGCGTACCACACCCAGCAGCAACTTTCGGAAGCCTACAGCCGTTTTGTTCCGAAAGAAACTCTCGCGCTCTTAAGCAAGCGGTCGATCTTAGAAACCCAACTCGCGGATCAAACGGAAGGTCTGATGACCGTGATGTTCTCCGATATTCGAGGTTTTACGACCCTTTCTGAAAAAATGACCCCGAGTGAAAATTTCAGATTTATCAACGATTATCTTGGAATGATCGCGCCCGTAATTCGAGAACATCACGGCTTCATTGATAAGTTTATCGGGGATGCAATTATGGCGATTTTTCCGACCCGAGCGGAGGACGCGATTGAAGCGGCTTTAGCAATGAGAAAAACGCTACGACAATTCAATCGTTTCCGAAAGAATCAAGATCAAGAAGCCGTCGATATCGGAATCGGAATTCATACGGGTCATCTGATGCTCGGAATCATCGGGCATGAAAATCGAATGGAATGCACCGTAATCGGAGACAGCGTAAATCTCGCGTCTCGCATCGAAGGTCTGACCAAACAGTTCGGATGTCCTATCCTTGCGAGCGAGGTAACGATTGCTTCTCTAAAAGATGCAAATCAATTCCCTCACGAGTTTATCGAAGAAGTTACGGTGAAAGGAAAATCTCAGGCCGTAAAAATTTACAAAATTGGGAGTGAAGATTGA
- a CDS encoding ATP-binding cassette domain-containing protein, whose amino-acid sequence MKSTLIEISNLKVSTPGHHILKGIDFSLQKGEVHCIVGESGSGKSTFASCLLGMTDKELFQRSDRFQFLGTDARYFTEREWQPLRGKKIALVPQNPIWGFHPYRKTGSQILEAFSLTNREWAQKEKILKLLESIYIHDPKRAFDGLPGNLSGGERQRILILLAVYSGAEIVVADEPTAALDSISEAEALKLLMKFRKERDLSLIFITHEISIVKALADTMSILYQGEWTEVVSRGKSGELNPSSEYGKKLFEQGS is encoded by the coding sequence GTGAAATCAACCCTCATCGAAATTTCCAATCTGAAGGTTTCCACTCCCGGTCATCACATTCTCAAAGGAATCGATTTTTCCCTGCAAAAGGGCGAAGTCCATTGTATCGTAGGAGAATCCGGGAGCGGGAAGTCGACTTTTGCTTCTTGTCTTTTGGGAATGACGGACAAAGAACTTTTTCAGAGATCCGACCGTTTTCAATTTCTGGGAACGGACGCTCGTTACTTTACGGAAAGAGAATGGCAGCCCCTTCGCGGCAAAAAGATCGCCTTGGTGCCGCAGAATCCGATTTGGGGGTTTCATCCCTATCGAAAGACCGGTTCTCAGATCCTCGAAGCATTCTCCCTTACCAACCGAGAATGGGCCCAGAAAGAGAAAATCCTCAAACTTTTAGAATCCATTTATATTCACGACCCCAAACGCGCGTTTGACGGACTCCCCGGAAATCTTTCCGGAGGAGAAAGACAAAGAATCCTGATTCTTCTGGCTGTTTATTCCGGTGCGGAGATCGTCGTCGCTGACGAACCGACTGCGGCTTTGGATTCGATCAGCGAAGCGGAGGCTTTGAAACTTCTTATGAAATTCCGAAAGGAAAGGGACCTTTCTCTGATTTTTATCACCCACGAAATCTCTATCGTAAAGGCTTTGGCCGATACTATGAGTATCTTGTATCAAGGAGAATGGACCGAGGTCGTTTCCCGAGGAAAATCCGGAGAATTGAATCCGAGTTCCGAATATGGAAAAAAACTGTTTGAACAGGGAAGCTGA
- the guaA gene encoding glutamine-hydrolyzing GMP synthase: MEIQKKIAVVDFGGQYAHLIASRIRRLGAYTEILSNEEPLSQYQKYAGIILSGGPESVYEPDSPTITTKLFELGIPVLGICYGHQLIMKLLGGVVERSGTGEYGPASLELHSSNGNSLLKNFVGGEQVWMNHADEVVKLPEGFSRIASSKDCGYAVVENSSKKIFGIQFHAEVSHSEKGSVLLDNFIEICGASRTWGIDQFLKEKIKEIQKTVKPEQKVFMLVSGGVDSTVSYLLLCKALGTERVLGFLIDTGFMRKGEVLPLQEKLKLQNIHLTVRDESNLFYESLMGKSDPEEKRKIVGNLFLEARDRAVKELDLEHGDWLLGQGTIYPDTIESGGTKHSHTIKTHHNRVEAIQKLIEEGKVIEPIRDLYKDEVRDLGILLGLESEWVGRHPFPGPGLVVRMLAVEKTSSDADQKEIDAYLSTQNGLSGKILPVASVGVKGDRRSYANCAVLNDIDTDWKTLDRVATHLSNQFSFINRVVLLPFEKDVKNLTFRFTGMQLDKKCSDLLREADFIVESLIFKAGLYNQIWQMPVVLLPIGEKENEKSIVLRPVESQEAMTANFFPMKRELLQEIKTEVLKIPGIRYVFFDLTNKPPGTIEWE, encoded by the coding sequence ATGGAAATCCAAAAAAAAATTGCCGTAGTTGATTTCGGAGGGCAGTACGCCCACCTGATTGCATCCAGGATTCGAAGACTCGGCGCTTATACGGAAATTCTTTCCAACGAAGAACCGCTTTCTCAATATCAAAAATACGCAGGTATCATTCTTTCCGGAGGACCCGAAAGCGTTTACGAACCGGATTCTCCAACAATCACTACAAAACTTTTTGAACTCGGAATTCCTGTTTTAGGAATTTGTTACGGTCATCAACTCATCATGAAGCTCTTAGGTGGAGTTGTCGAACGTTCCGGTACGGGAGAATACGGACCGGCATCCTTAGAGCTTCATTCTTCCAACGGAAATTCTTTACTGAAGAATTTCGTGGGTGGAGAACAGGTCTGGATGAATCACGCGGACGAGGTTGTAAAACTTCCCGAGGGGTTTTCAAGAATCGCGTCTTCCAAAGACTGCGGATACGCGGTTGTAGAAAATTCTTCCAAGAAAATTTTTGGAATTCAATTCCACGCTGAAGTCAGTCACAGCGAAAAGGGTTCCGTTCTTCTTGATAACTTTATAGAAATCTGCGGAGCTTCGCGCACTTGGGGAATCGATCAGTTCCTCAAGGAAAAAATCAAAGAAATTCAAAAGACGGTAAAGCCGGAACAAAAAGTGTTCATGCTCGTATCAGGCGGAGTTGATTCCACGGTTTCCTATCTTCTTCTCTGCAAGGCTCTTGGAACCGAAAGAGTTCTGGGATTTTTAATCGATACCGGATTTATGAGAAAGGGTGAAGTCCTTCCTCTTCAAGAAAAACTCAAGTTACAAAATATTCACCTAACGGTGAGAGACGAATCCAATCTATTTTACGAAAGTCTAATGGGAAAATCCGATCCCGAAGAAAAAAGAAAAATTGTCGGAAATCTTTTTCTGGAAGCGCGGGATCGCGCCGTAAAGGAATTAGATTTGGAACACGGGGATTGGCTCCTCGGACAAGGAACGATCTACCCGGACACGATTGAATCCGGCGGGACCAAACATTCTCATACGATTAAAACACATCATAACCGAGTGGAAGCGATTCAAAAACTCATCGAAGAAGGAAAGGTGATCGAACCGATTCGAGATCTTTATAAGGATGAAGTTCGGGACTTGGGTATTCTTCTCGGCTTGGAATCGGAGTGGGTGGGTCGTCATCCCTTTCCGGGCCCAGGTCTTGTAGTTCGTATGCTCGCCGTGGAAAAAACGAGTTCCGACGCAGATCAAAAAGAAATCGATGCCTATCTTTCGACTCAAAACGGACTTTCAGGAAAAATTCTTCCGGTCGCGAGCGTCGGTGTAAAGGGTGATCGTAGATCCTACGCCAACTGCGCGGTGTTAAACGACATCGATACGGATTGGAAAACTCTCGATCGAGTTGCGACTCATCTTTCCAATCAGTTCTCCTTTATCAATCGTGTCGTTCTTCTTCCTTTTGAGAAGGACGTGAAAAATCTGACCTTTCGTTTTACAGGAATGCAACTGGATAAGAAATGTTCGGATCTTCTCCGAGAAGCGGATTTTATCGTAGAGTCTTTGATCTTCAAAGCGGGACTTTACAATCAAATCTGGCAGATGCCCGTGGTTCTTCTTCCTATCGGCGAAAAAGAAAATGAAAAGAGTATCGTCCTTCGCCCGGTGGAATCTCAAGAAGCGATGACGGCTAACTTTTTTCCGATGAAACGAGAACTCTTACAGGAAATCAAAACGGAAGTCCTCAAAATTCCCGGAATTCGTTACGTCTTTTTTGATCTAACGAACAAACCTCCGGGAACGATCGAATGGGAATGA
- a CDS encoding LBBP_01157 family protein, with the protein MGVKSFFKKILSFFRSRKKKKGHVEEAPPVRESYGYKRELSELREKADRFFVTRKKSSGVVHETKYYKILKNGPKLFRFEGKEKNGREYSLVVSTGNFLSLQGEKISGVVFVPEAELNRILSYEHTDLKSVFSRFQPEGIAEDLKILYGESGSSQESWKDFYNWEAIWKQQILMRLKPSLLGILLVYMGPEFEQFFQSNSTKRLKSIVSDELYFLNVSGNQKENSPYTENLSLQDFEKAKTEFFRVLEQIRKKRGTT; encoded by the coding sequence ATGGGAGTTAAGTCGTTTTTCAAAAAAATCCTTTCCTTCTTTCGAAGTAGAAAAAAGAAAAAGGGTCACGTCGAAGAGGCTCCTCCGGTAAGAGAAAGTTACGGATACAAACGTGAGCTTTCCGAACTTCGTGAAAAGGCTGATCGTTTTTTTGTAACGCGGAAAAAGAGCAGCGGCGTCGTTCACGAAACAAAATATTATAAAATTCTAAAGAATGGTCCCAAACTTTTCCGCTTCGAAGGAAAGGAAAAAAACGGAAGAGAGTATTCGCTTGTTGTTTCCACCGGAAATTTTTTAAGTCTTCAGGGTGAAAAAATCTCGGGGGTGGTTTTTGTTCCGGAAGCTGAACTCAACCGAATTCTTTCCTACGAACACACGGATCTAAAAAGTGTTTTCTCCCGATTTCAACCCGAAGGAATCGCCGAGGACTTAAAAATTTTATACGGAGAATCGGGTTCTTCGCAAGAATCTTGGAAGGACTTTTACAACTGGGAAGCGATCTGGAAACAACAGATTCTTATGCGTTTGAAACCGAGTCTTTTGGGAATTCTTCTCGTCTACATGGGACCGGAATTCGAACAATTCTTTCAATCTAATTCTACAAAGAGATTAAAGTCGATCGTCTCGGACGAATTGTATTTTTTAAACGTGAGCGGAAATCAAAAAGAGAATTCTCCTTACACGGAAAATCTTTCGCTTCAGGACTTTGAAAAAGCAAAAACGGAATTCTTCCGAGTGTTGGAACAGATACGGAAAAAAAGAGGTACAACCTAA
- a CDS encoding glycosyltransferase family 2 protein produces the protein MGKTIPAKKKKTEKKTDSTLPSKGKKLSVAIITYNEERNIGECIESCLNIADEIVVLDSISTDRTEKISKSYPQVRFYKQKFKGHIEQKNDAIELCKFEWILSLDADERVSPELQRSLLQFKQDEKKEDRSGFQVSRLTFHLGRFIRYSGWYPQFRYRIFKKGNAVWVGENPHDYISIQGKGGKLSGDIIHYSFRDLTHQVNTINQFSSIVAMTRQKKGKKFSALRTIYKPFSKFIETYFFKFGFLDGFPGWVIAVSSAYSTFLKDAKQYELEKKIIERPSNVKEGYGS, from the coding sequence ATGGGAAAAACAATTCCAGCCAAGAAAAAGAAAACGGAAAAAAAAACCGACTCCACTCTTCCCTCCAAGGGCAAAAAATTATCAGTCGCTATCATTACCTACAATGAAGAAAGAAATATCGGAGAATGTATCGAATCCTGTCTGAACATCGCGGATGAGATCGTTGTCCTCGATTCGATCAGCACCGATCGTACGGAAAAAATTTCAAAGTCGTATCCGCAGGTTCGATTCTACAAACAAAAATTCAAGGGCCATATCGAACAAAAAAACGACGCGATCGAGCTCTGTAAGTTCGAGTGGATTCTTTCTCTGGACGCGGACGAAAGAGTTTCTCCGGAACTGCAAAGATCGCTTCTGCAATTCAAACAAGACGAGAAGAAGGAAGACCGCAGCGGCTTTCAGGTATCCCGTCTTACGTTTCATCTCGGAAGATTTATCCGTTACTCCGGTTGGTATCCTCAGTTCCGTTATCGTATTTTTAAAAAAGGAAACGCGGTCTGGGTCGGAGAAAATCCGCACGATTATATCAGCATCCAAGGAAAGGGCGGAAAACTTTCAGGCGATATCATTCATTATAGCTTTCGAGATCTCACTCATCAAGTGAATACTATCAATCAGTTTTCTTCCATCGTCGCAATGACGAGACAAAAAAAGGGTAAAAAATTCTCAGCTCTTCGCACGATCTACAAACCGTTCTCTAAATTTATAGAAACTTATTTTTTTAAGTTCGGATTCTTAGATGGATTTCCCGGCTGGGTCATCGCCGTTTCTTCCGCTTATTCCACCTTTCTCAAAGACGCAAAACAATACGAGCTTGAGAAGAAGATCATCGAAAGACCTTCCAACGTAAAAGAGGGTTATGGGAGTTAA
- a CDS encoding pyridoxamine 5'-phosphate oxidase family protein, whose amino-acid sequence MILENIQVCLQGVVPSIMVTSSKEGIPNATIVSQVYQVDDRHVAISNQFFGKTHKNVVENRHAILQVLNPENLEPWVLEIYYQRTETEGDLFEAMEMQLEAIASMSGMSDVFKLKAADVFEVRSVKNLAEAKET is encoded by the coding sequence ATGATCTTAGAAAATATCCAAGTTTGTTTGCAAGGTGTGGTTCCGAGTATCATGGTAACTTCTTCCAAAGAAGGAATTCCGAACGCTACGATCGTAAGTCAGGTTTATCAAGTCGACGATCGTCACGTTGCGATCTCCAACCAATTCTTTGGCAAAACTCATAAGAACGTCGTGGAAAATCGACACGCCATTCTTCAAGTTTTGAATCCAGAAAATCTCGAACCGTGGGTTCTCGAAATTTATTATCAGAGAACGGAAACGGAAGGTGATTTGTTTGAAGCCATGGAAATGCAATTGGAAGCAATCGCGTCTATGTCCGGTATGAGCGACGTATTTAAACTCAAGGCCGCGGACGTATTCGAAGTTCGTTCCGTGAAAAATCTCGCCGAAGCGAAGGAGACCTAA
- the gmhA gene encoding D-sedoheptulose 7-phosphate isomerase, protein MDIKEIALGQIRDSISTKQKLIDLILEDITKAGDLVSKVLQTGNTVFLCGNGGSSCDASHIAAELVVRYKSGNERKALPAMSLSADSAVLTACSNDYGYEEVFSRQIEAFGRKGDLLIGLSTSGNSKNVLLALEKAKTRGVKTISLLGGDGGKMKNLADLDVIVPSKVTARIQESHILIGHILCSIVEFNLFNLE, encoded by the coding sequence ATGGATATCAAAGAAATTGCTCTCGGTCAGATCCGAGATTCTATTTCCACCAAACAGAAATTAATCGATTTAATTTTAGAAGATATTACGAAAGCGGGCGATCTGGTCTCGAAAGTTTTGCAAACTGGAAACACCGTTTTTCTCTGCGGGAACGGAGGTTCTTCCTGCGACGCTTCTCATATCGCCGCCGAACTCGTGGTTCGTTACAAATCCGGAAACGAAAGAAAGGCGCTTCCTGCGATGTCTCTTTCGGCAGACTCCGCGGTATTGACCGCGTGTTCGAACGACTACGGTTACGAAGAAGTATTCTCCAGACAAATCGAAGCCTTCGGTAGAAAAGGGGACTTGCTCATCGGACTTTCCACGAGCGGAAATTCCAAGAACGTTCTTCTCGCTCTTGAAAAAGCGAAAACGAGAGGGGTCAAAACCATATCCTTGTTAGGCGGAGACGGCGGTAAGATGAAAAACCTCGCTGACCTTGACGTGATCGTTCCGAGTAAGGTGACCGCAAGAATCCAAGAATCTCATATTCTGATCGGACATATCCTCTGTAGTATCGTTGAATTCAACCTCTTCAATCTGGAATAA